One region of Bosea sp. 29B genomic DNA includes:
- the argC gene encoding N-acetyl-gamma-glutamyl-phosphate reductase — protein sequence MSIRVGIVGISGFGGGEALRLIASHPSFELVYAAGESSAGSRLVDRFPGVPAKLAELVIEKWDPAALPKLDLLFASLPTGASAEALARVPRHVKIVDIGGDHRYVDGWAYGLADIWPAQIEGQTRIANPGCFPAATLTALAPLLAGKLIEPGNIVIDVKTGISGAGRGGDSKFGYAESNENLVPYGLLRHTHMPEIASTIERLSGGSAAGLVFTPHLVPMTRGILATIYCRGRATTEQCLDAARRFYAGRSFVRVTDRPPQTKWATGSNLAFVSYAADPERNLVIAMGVVDNLGKGAAGQAVQNANLICGLPETAGLDGAPIWP from the coding sequence ATGAGCATTCGCGTCGGCATTGTCGGCATCAGCGGTTTTGGCGGCGGCGAGGCGCTGCGCCTGATCGCGAGCCACCCGTCTTTCGAGCTGGTCTACGCCGCCGGCGAGAGCAGCGCCGGCAGCCGTCTGGTCGACCGCTTCCCCGGTGTGCCGGCCAAGCTGGCCGAACTGGTCATCGAGAAATGGGACCCTGCGGCCCTGCCGAAGCTCGACCTGCTGTTCGCGTCGCTGCCCACGGGCGCCTCGGCCGAAGCGCTGGCTCGCGTTCCCAGGCACGTGAAGATCGTCGATATCGGCGGCGACCACCGCTATGTCGACGGCTGGGCCTATGGCCTCGCCGATATCTGGCCGGCCCAGATCGAAGGTCAGACCCGCATCGCCAATCCCGGCTGCTTCCCGGCCGCGACGCTGACCGCACTGGCGCCCCTGCTGGCCGGCAAGCTGATCGAGCCCGGCAACATCGTGATCGACGTCAAGACCGGCATCTCCGGTGCCGGCCGCGGCGGCGACAGCAAGTTCGGCTATGCCGAGAGCAACGAGAACCTGGTGCCCTACGGCCTGCTCAGGCACACCCACATGCCCGAGATCGCCAGCACGATCGAGCGGCTGAGCGGCGGCAGCGCGGCCGGGCTGGTGTTCACGCCGCATCTGGTGCCGATGACCCGCGGCATCCTCGCCACCATCTATTGCCGCGGGCGCGCCACCACGGAGCAGTGCCTTGACGCAGCACGGCGCTTCTACGCCGGGCGCTCCTTCGTCCGCGTGACCGACAGGCCGCCGCAGACCAAATGGGCGACCGGCTCGAACCTCGCCTTCGTCAGCTATGCGGCCGATCCGGAGCGCAACCTGGTGATCGCGATGGGCGTGGTCGACAATCTCGGCAAGGGGGCGGCAGGCCAGGCGGTGCAGAACGCGAACCTGATCTGCGGCCTGCCGGAAACCGCGGGGTTGGACGGCGCACCCATCTGGCCGTGA
- the aceB gene encoding malate synthase A, translated as MTAPTSLKLPAGVVVKGALAERYDEVLSHDALAFVADLQRRFNETRKRLLAVRKERQKRFDAGETPDFLAETKHIREGDWKVATIPADLLDRRVEITGPVDRKMIVNALNSGAKIFMADFEDASSPVWANMVEGQINLRDRWAGKIDFTDATSGKAYKLKDKPAVLIIRPRGWHLPERHIEIDGEIASGSLVDFGLYVFHNAKAALAQGSGPYFYLPKLESHLEARLWNDVFVAAQTALGLKTGTIKATVLIETLPAAFEMDEILYELREHMAGLNCGRWDYIFSFIKKLARNKAFVLPDRSQVVMTKAFLRAYSLLLIKTCHRRGAFAMGGMAAQIPVKNNPEANAAAFAKVKADKEREAGDGHDGTWVAHPDLVPVAMEVFDRLMPQANQLNKLREDVSVGRENLLEVHEGTRTEEGFRENIRVGVQYLEAWLRGRGAVPIYNMMEDAATAEISRAQIWQFVQYGVALEGGAKVDADLFKRCLPEEMARVKSELGAEAYDKGRFPEAIDLFSKLSLAPEFEEFLTVPAYGKLG; from the coding sequence ATGACCGCCCCGACCAGCCTGAAGCTTCCTGCCGGCGTCGTCGTCAAGGGCGCGCTCGCCGAGCGCTATGACGAGGTCCTGAGCCATGATGCGCTCGCCTTCGTCGCCGACCTGCAGCGCCGCTTCAACGAGACCCGCAAGCGCCTGCTCGCTGTGCGCAAGGAGCGCCAGAAGCGCTTCGACGCCGGCGAGACCCCGGATTTCCTGGCCGAGACCAAGCACATCCGCGAGGGTGACTGGAAGGTCGCAACCATCCCGGCCGATCTGCTCGACCGCCGCGTCGAGATCACCGGCCCGGTCGACCGCAAGATGATCGTCAACGCGCTGAACTCCGGCGCCAAGATCTTCATGGCCGATTTCGAGGACGCCTCCTCGCCGGTCTGGGCCAACATGGTCGAAGGCCAGATCAACCTCAGGGATCGCTGGGCCGGCAAGATCGACTTCACCGACGCGACCTCGGGCAAGGCCTACAAGCTCAAGGACAAGCCCGCCGTCCTGATCATCCGGCCGCGCGGCTGGCACCTGCCCGAGCGCCATATCGAGATCGACGGCGAGATCGCCTCGGGCTCGCTGGTCGATTTCGGGCTCTATGTCTTCCATAACGCCAAGGCAGCGCTGGCCCAGGGCTCGGGCCCCTATTTCTACCTGCCCAAGCTCGAGAGCCATCTCGAGGCGCGCCTCTGGAACGACGTCTTCGTCGCCGCCCAGACCGCGCTCGGCCTGAAGACCGGCACGATCAAGGCGACCGTGCTGATCGAGACCCTGCCGGCCGCCTTCGAGATGGACGAGATCCTCTACGAATTGCGCGAGCACATGGCCGGCCTCAACTGCGGCCGCTGGGACTACATCTTCTCCTTCATCAAGAAGCTCGCCCGCAACAAGGCCTTCGTCCTGCCCGACCGCTCGCAGGTGGTGATGACCAAGGCCTTCCTGCGCGCCTATTCGCTGCTGCTGATCAAGACCTGCCACCGCCGCGGCGCCTTCGCCATGGGCGGCATGGCGGCGCAGATCCCGGTCAAGAACAATCCCGAGGCCAATGCCGCCGCCTTCGCCAAGGTCAAGGCCGACAAGGAGCGCGAGGCCGGCGACGGCCATGACGGCACCTGGGTCGCCCATCCCGACCTCGTTCCCGTCGCGATGGAGGTGTTCGACCGGCTGATGCCGCAGGCGAACCAGCTCAACAAGCTGCGCGAGGACGTCTCGGTCGGCCGCGAGAACCTGCTTGAGGTGCACGAAGGCACCCGCACCGAGGAAGGCTTCCGCGAGAACATCCGCGTCGGCGTGCAGTATCTCGAAGCCTGGCTGCGCGGCCGCGGCGCCGTGCCGATCTACAACATGATGGAGGATGCCGCGACCGCCGAGATCAGCCGCGCCCAGATCTGGCAGTTCGTCCAGTACGGTGTCGCGCTCGAAGGCGGCGCCAAGGTCGACGCCGATCTGTTCAAGCGCTGCCTGCCCGAGGAGATGGCGCGGGTGAAGAGCGAGCTCGGGGCCGAGGCCTATGACAAGGGCCGCTTCCCCGAGGCGATCGACCTGTTCTCGAAGCTCTCGCTCGCGCCGGAATTCGAGGAGTTCCTGACCGTGCCGGCTTACGGGAAGCTGGGCTGA